The following are encoded in a window of Phaseolus vulgaris cultivar G19833 chromosome 3, P. vulgaris v2.0, whole genome shotgun sequence genomic DNA:
- the LOC137806130 gene encoding RNA demethylase ALKBH10B-like, translating into MAMPSGNGGMPEKLQFPVGGGAASGGGEIQYRHQQWFVDERDGFIGWLRSEFAAANAIIDSLCQHLRVVGEPGVYDMVVGAIQQRRCNWTQVLLMQQYFSVSEVVYALQQVAWRRQQRFVDPAKAGSKEFRKFGSGFRQGQHRNEASKEGYNNSRNEAAKEGYNSKVESFGREMNAVVVTGGVEKGTRVIDKNGELNSGGKVGTMDNNSIASPEESKDTITNDQLDGILNGSGNFQGSLSSSECEAVGENEECTSNSKGNDSHSVQNQHQSQNASTIGKTFIGNEMFEGKMVNVVDGLKLYEDLIDSAEVSKLVSLVNDMRVAGKRGQFQGSQTFVVSKRPIKGRGREMIQLGVPIADAPPDVDNVTGLSKDKKVESIPSLFEDIIERLAASQVMTVKPDACIVDFFNEGDHSQPNSCPPWFGRPVYMLFLTECDITFGRTIVSDHPGDYRGAVKLSLVPGSLLVMQGKSTDLAKHALPSIHKQRILVTFTKSQPKTSLPNDSQRLSPAVTSHWAPPQGRTPNHMRHQLGPKHYPTIPATGVLPAPSIRAPPNGMQTLFVPTPVAPPISFASPVPIPLGSTGWASAPQRHPPPRMPVPGTGVFLPPPGSGTTSSQHLPGVVSEVNLSGETTSTGKESLKSNHNTINSSPKGKVDGNVVGRQECNGNADRSEGEEDVVGKEDESNDTTDANL; encoded by the exons ATGGCAATGCCATCGGGAAACGGGGGCATGCCGGAAAAACTGCAGTTTCCGGTCGGCGGTGGTGCTGCCAGTGGCGGTGGTGAGATCCAGTATCGCCACCAGCAGTGGTTTGTGGATGAGAGGGATGGTTTTATCGGTTGGCTCCGCAGCGAATTCGCCGCTGCGAATGCCATCATAGACTCCTTGTGCCAACATTTGCGTGTTGTTGGTGAGCCTGGGGTGTATGATATGGTTGTTGGTGCAATTCAGCAGAGGAGGTGTAATTGGACTCAGGTGCTACTTATGCAGCAGTACTTTTCTGTGTCTGAGGTTGTATATGCTCTGCAGCAGGTAGCCTGGAGGAGGCAGCAGAGGTTTGTGGATCCGGCAAAGGCTGGTTCCAAGGAGTTTAGGAAGTTCGGTTCAGGGTTTAGGCAAGGACAGCACAGGAATGAGGCTTCCAAGGAAGGCTATAATAATTCTAGGAATGAGGCTGCCAAGGAAGGTTATAATTCTAAAGTAGAGTCTTTTGGTCGCGAGATGAATGCTGTGGTTGTTACTGGAGGTGTGGAAAAAGGGACTCGTGTGATTGATAAAAATGGTGAACTTAACTCTGGTGGCAAGGTTGGGACCATGGATAACAATAGTATCGCATCTCCTGAGGAGAGTAAAG ATACTATTACAAACGATCAACTTGATGGCATTTTGAATGGCTCTGGGAATTTTCAAGGATCTCTGTCTAGCTCAGAATGTGAAGCTGTGGGAGAAAATGAAGAATGCACATCAAATTCTAAAG GGAATGATTCACATTCTGTGCAAAATCAACATCAGAGTCAGAATGCTTCTACCATTGGAAAAACTTTTATTGGCAACGAGATGTTTGAGGGGAAGATG GTGAATGTGGTTGATGGACTGAAGTTATATGAAGATTTAATTGATAGTGCTGAAGTTTCAAAACTTGTTTCATTAGTCAATGATATGAGAGTTGCTGGAAAAAGAGGACAATTTCAAG GAAGTCAGACATTTGTGGTATCGAAAAGGCCCATAAAAGGACGGGGAAGGGAAATGATTCAGTTAGGTGTTCCCATTGCTGATGCACCACCAGATGTGGACAATGTAACAGGACTCTCCAAAG ATAAGAAAGTAGAATCTATACCTTCTTTGTTCGAAGATATTATTGAGCGCTTGGCTGCCTCACAAGTGATGACTGTGAAGCCTGATGCTTGCATTGTGGATTTCTTTAATGAG GGTGATCATTCACAGCCTAATAGTTGTCCACCTTGGTTTGGAAGGCCTGTTTATATGCTCTTCCTAACTGAATGTGACATTACTTTTGGGAGAACAATCGTCTCAGACCATCCTGGGGATTACAGGGGTGCAGTCAAGCTTTCTCTTGTACCTGG GTCCCTTCTGGTGATGCAAGGGAAATCAACTGATTTAGCTAAACATGCACTTCCTTCTATTCACAAACAACGGATACTTGTGACCTTCACAAAGTCCCAACCAAAAACTTCTCTGCCAAATGATTCTCAACGACTTAGTCCGGCGGTGACATCTCATTGGGCACCGCCGCAGGGCCGAACTCCCAATCACATGCGCCATCAGTTAGGCCCAAAGCATTATCCGACCATTCCAGCTACCGGTGTACTGCCGGCTCCATCCATTCGAGCCCCTCCAAACGGTATGCAGACATTGTTTGTGCCTACACCGGTTGCACCTCCCATTTCATTTGCTTCACCTGTGCCAATCCCACTCGGTTCAACCGGATGGGCCTCGGCTCCTCAGAGGCATCCGCCTCCACGAATGCCTGTTCCCGGCACGGGAGTCTTCCTCCCTCCACCCGGCTCAGGTACCACTTCTTCACAACACTTGCCAGGTGTTGTATCTGAAGTGAACCTGAGCGGGGAAACTACTTCGACGGGAAAGGAAAGTTTGAAATCTAACCATAACACCATAAATTCTTCACCAAAAGGTAAAGTGGATGGAAATGTGGTAGGGAGGCAAGAGTGCAATGGAAATGCAGATAGAAGTGAGGGTGAAGAAGATGTTGTAGGGAAAGAAGATGAAAGCAATGACACAACTGATGCAAACCTTTGA
- the LOC137806131 gene encoding anthranilate synthase beta subunit 1, chloroplastic-like, translating to MAATFFSQLSLLQSNNLSPCCLSPRIPQSLASRVRTSSLGVVSVRKRVSGVVPNAALNALETNSDFPISAKKSINHPIVVIDNYDSFTYNLCQYMGELGFHFEVYRNDELTVEELKGKNPRGVLISPGPGEPQDSGISLQTVLELGPTVPLFGVCMGLQCIGEAYGGKIVRSPYGVMHGKSSLVYYDEQGEDGVLAGLSNPFLAGRYHSLVIEKESFPDELEATAWTEDGLIMAARHKKYKHLQGVQFHPESIITPEGKKIVQNFVKLIEKMEAGGS from the exons ATGGCTGCAACATTCTTCTCTCAACTGTCGCTTCTTCAATCCAACAACCTTTCTCCTTGTTGTCTTTCTCCTCGCATCCCTCAATCTCTCGCCAGCCGTGTCAGAACCTCCTCCCTCG GGGTGGTTTCTGTGAGAAAAAGGGTAAGTGGGGTGGTGCCGAATGCTGCTCTGAATGCCTTGGAAACCAATTCGGATTTCCCCATTTCAGCTAAGAAGTCCATCAACCACCCCATTGTTGTTATTGATAACTATGACAGCTTTACCTATAATCTTTGCCAG TATATGGGAGAGTTAGGATTTCACTTTGAGGTCTACCGCAATGATGAACTGACAGTGGAAGAGTTGAAAgg GAAAAATCCTAGAGGAGTGCTGATATCACCTGGGCCAG GGGAACCTCAAGATTCTGGCATATCTTTGCAAACAGTTTTGGAACTTGGACCAACTGTACCATTGTTTGGTGTGTGCATGGGTTTGCAGTGCATTGGTGAGGCTTATGGAG GAAAGATTGTTCGTTCTCCTTATGGTGTCATGCATGGAAAAAGTTCCTTGGTTTATTATGATGAGCAAGGAGAAGATGGAGTACTTGCTGGACTGTCAAA TCCTTTCTTGGCTGGTAGATATCACAGCCTTGTGATTGAGAAAGAGAGTTTTCCTGATGAACTTGAGGCAACAGCCTGGACAGAAGATGGTCTTATAATGGCTGCTCGCCATAAGAAATATAAGCATCTACAG GGAGTTCAGTTTCATCCGGAGAGCATCATAACTCCAGAAGGGAAGAAAATTGTCCAAAATTTTGTCAAGCTTATTGAGAAAATGGAGGCTGGTGGTTCTTGA
- the LOC137806132 gene encoding probable xyloglucan endotransglucosylase/hydrolase protein 27: MGGGHMGWFLLCSSSLLFLAVIASSGSLANLPIIAFEDGYTHLFGDHNLVIHRDGKSVHLSLDERTGSGFVSHDLYLHGYFSASIKLPSDYTAGVVVAFYLSNGDMFQKNHDEIDFEFLGNIRGKDWRIQTNVYGNGSTNTGREERCGLWFDPAEDFHQYSILWTDSKIIFLVDDVPIREVKRTESMGGDFPSKPMTLYATIWDASDWATNGGKYRVNYKYAPFVAEFSDLVLHGCAVDPIEHVTKCDSSAQDSEAVPSGITPVQRTKMGNFRLKHMTYSYCYDTVRYKVPPPECVIKPQEAERLRKFDPVTFGNGRRHRGKRHHRSRGSQEETTSSF, from the exons ATGGGAGGGGGTCACATGGGGTGGTTCCTCTTATGTTCTTCTTCTCTGCTTTTTCTTGCTGTGATTGCTTCATCTGGGTCACTCGCAAACTTGCCCATCATAGCCTTTGAGGATGGCTACACCCACTTGTTTGGGGACCATAATTTGGTCATCCATAGAGATGGAAAATCAGTTCACCTTTCGCTTGATGAAAGAACAG GTTCTGGATTTGTGTCTCATGACCTTTACCTTCATGGCTACTTCAGTGCCTCGATCAAGTTGCCTTCTGATTACACAGCTGGAGTTGTGGTTGCATTTTAT CTGTCAAATGGTGACATGTTCCAGAAGAACCATGATGAGATAGACTTTGAGTTTTTGGGGAACATTAGAGGCAAAGACTGGAGGATTCAGACCAATGTTTATGGCAATGGAAGTACCAACACTGGTAGAGAGGAAAGATGTGGCCTATGGTTTGATCCTGCTGAGGATTTCCATCAGTACAGTATTCTCTGGACTGATTCTAAGATCAT ATTTTTAGTGGATGATGTTCCTATTAGGGAAGTTAAGAGAACAGAATCTATGGGAGGAGATTTCCCCTCAAAGCCAATGACTTTGTATGCCACCATATGGGATGCATCTGATTGGGCCACCAATGGAGGCAAATATAGAGTAAATTACAAGTATGCACCCTTTGTTGCTGAGTTCTCAGACCTTGTCCTGCATGGTTGTGCAGTTGATCCCATTGAGCATGTGACCAAGTGTGACAGTAGTGCCCAAGATTCTGAGGCAGTTCCTTCTGGCATTACTCCCGTACAAAGAACCAAAATGGGTAACTTCAGGTTGAAGCACATGACATACTCTTACTGTTATGACACAGTTAGATACAAAGTCCCTCCACCAGAGTGTGTCATCAAACCCCAAGAAGCTGAAAGGCTTAGAAAATTTGATCCCGTCACGTTTGGCAATGGCCGGCGCCACCGTGGAAAACGACACCACCGTAGTAGAGGTAGCCAGGAAGAGACTACCTCTTCATTTTAA